The DNA window GCTCCACCGCTGCACGCGGCGCCATCTCGTCGTCCGCGAAGCTGTATGCCCGCAGCGGCAGATACAGTGACGCGTAGGCCTCGCGGCGCGGCTCGCCGCCCTCGCTCAGCAGATAGTCGGGGGACAGGCACCAACGCGCCCACTGCTCGGCCACTCCCGCGGGCAGGTCCTCCGCGGTGCCAGCCCAACCCGGCAGCTTTCCGAATGCTCGAACCAGGGTGGGCATCAGCACCTTCCATGTGAGCCCCATGCGCCAGCTCTGGGGGAACAGCTTGTAGTATCCCGAGCCCGCCGCCACGTTCAGCAGCGCGGACACCTCACCCGCGTTGGGCGCGAGCCCCAGGAGTTGTCCACCCACGCTGTGGCCCACGACGAGCAACCGGCGGTCGGGATACCGCTCGCGCACCATGTCGATGGCGCCCGCGAGGTCCTGGCTCCCCCAGTCCTCCATGCGCGCCTCGAAGCCCTCGAGCGACTGCGGACGCGAGCCACCGATGCCTCGATAGTCGAAGGTGAGGGTCGGAAAGCCTCGCTGCGCGAGGAAGGACGCGAAGCGCGAGTAGTACCGCTGCCGCGCACCCGTGGCTCCGCTCACCAGCACCACGGCGCCCAGCTGTGAGCCCTCGGGCTCGTGGAGCGTCGCGGCCAG is part of the Myxococcus landrumus genome and encodes:
- a CDS encoding alpha/beta hydrolase family protein; translation: MSMSMFHPTTLEQETSLPEQSRPVEVAPVVESGGSRPGVAFRFKARDGYSLAATLHEPEGSQLGAVVLVSGATGARQRYYSRFASFLAQRGFPTLTFDYRGIGGSRPQSLEGFEARMEDWGSQDLAGAIDMVRERYPDRRLLVVGHSVGGQLLGLAPNAGEVSALLNVAAGSGYYKLFPQSWRMGLTWKVLMPTLVRAFGKLPGWAGTAEDLPAGVAEQWARWCLSPDYLLSEGGEPRREAYASLYLPLRAYSFADDEMAPRAAVEHLLSFYADSLMEHRHVSPKDLGRAIGHFGFFRETFRDTLWCEATEWLAIHALTPRPVT